A region of the Lytechinus pictus isolate F3 Inbred unplaced genomic scaffold, Lp3.0 scaffold_20, whole genome shotgun sequence genome:
gacaaaactggaaactagttcgatggaaagttgttgaagaactgacactggcacaacgttggaaactggtaggttGGAGATGGATGCTAAATGTCGTGGTAgcagctgggatttgaaccttgCCTGCACGATGGGATTCGTGCTATCCGAGCAACCAGCTGGTCGGCAAGAATGTGTCGTGATAGGTGTAACACTTGTTTACTACCTAGTTCAGTGCCGTAGTCCCACATACAGTCCTTTGAATGGATGTTCCCTCACCGAGGTCAAGACCTCGTCCCCAGGCCCGAGAGCGAGGCCGCcccagtcaagttggttcttgtCCTTTTCTATCTGAGTTTTATGACATTACTAGTAATGCAGTCAGTAAATCAAGTAATTACACACtcagtaaatgaataaataacagtcagtaaatcaagaaatcatggtaaaattaataaatgtagTGATTGATAATGTTGAATCTGTCTGTGACAGGGCCAGTCATAGTGGTCGTAATTTTGATCATGAGAATGAACCTGACGATGATTATGAAGTGGAGAATGAACCAGACGATGGTTATGAAGTGGATAATGAACCAGACGATGGTTATGAAGTGGATAATGAACCAGACGATGGTTATGGTGATGAGAATAAACCAGAATATGACTATGATGACGAGAATGAACCAGAacaagatgattatgatgaggaGAATGAACcagaagatgattatgatgaggaGAATGAACCAGAAGATGATTATCATGATGAGAATCAACCAGAAgattatgacagttttcagggTGATTTTCAGAGTAGTTATGAGTTGGATGATTCCAGACGGAATTTATTTCGAGATCTAGATCTTCGTAGCCAATCGTATCCTCGGGCTCAACATCAGATTAGAgttttacatgtacacataagCCTAACACTGGTCGATCGAGCCGTGTACGATGAAGCAATAGATAATGATATCGGTAGTAGGTCTAGTGAAGGAATTTATGATAGCCTGCTTCTTATGACTTGAATGATAACCACAAGTGTGATGTACCATACTATCTGTATATGTCAAGTCCTGAATGTTTTCCAGGCTGCTGATCATAGCATAACATCTAGATCGATTCAGACTAGTCCTAGACCCGCCTTAGTTCATCATAGGCCTAACGTTAACCAAGTTGTGTGACAACTCTGTCTTAATGCTAGTCGGCATGGCTACCATGGCTACTGCCACCATAATGGTGACTGTCCATTCTTGCCTGACCATGATAGGCGCATGATTACTCGAGCTCGCAAGGCCGCTAGCATTCTCGGCTACACCAATTTCCAGATTTGTAGTGACACCTGCTATCATGACCCTGGTTGTGATCATGTTCCAGGCAGCTGTATTCCAACTGAAGATGTTGACTATTCATCATATGCCGTGGGTCGTTCCTCTGTAGTTCCTAATTCACATCTCGGTTGCTTTGATGACTCGAAGTCAGAGTCAGCGATTCAGGGAGACCCTCACTGGTGCAATGGACAATCAACAGAGTCAGATGAGGTTTAGGTCCTCACAGTACGCCACATAGATCTGTGGCTAGCTCATTCGTTGTGCCTAATCAGGCCCCCGTGACTCCCTTTCTGGAACTGTTCCCTGGTGATCAGTGATGAGTTGGTAATCCCATATCTATTATTACTTTTCATGTTTAATTCACATATATTAATGTTACACTGGTTTTGATTTAATGTTGAGATATCAGTGTCAGTATGGATAGTGGGAGCCCTTTTTATTAGCTATTTTAGGTTGGTAATATTCTGACAATCCATCAGTACATCTTCCTCTCTCCATTATggtggttaaaggtcaagtccaccccataaaaatgttgatttgaatcaatagagaaaaatcagacaagcataatgctgaaaatttcatcaaaatcggatgtaaaataagaaagttatgacattttgaagtttcacttatttttcacaaaatagttagatgaacgagtcagttacatgcaaatgagtgagtcgatgatgtcactcactcactatttcttttgttttttattgtttgaattatacaatatttcattttttacaggtttgacaataaggacaaacttgactgaaccataaaatgttaaacaatggtaattccacatgttcagggagaaataaaactttgtttcacaggacaatggggagaaaattagaatatttcgtatttcatataaaatacaaaagaaatagtgagtgagtgatgtcatcagttccctcattagCATACCAACcgaaatgtgcatataactgttttgttaaatgaagcgcaactttaaaatgtcataactttcttattttacatccgattttgatgaaattttcagcgttatgcttgttggatttttctgtttttattcaaatcaactttttgttgggatcgacttgtcctttaagttatcTGCACTtaatttgtcatattttgttGCATGTATGTTTACCTTTCGCTTTGGACATTGCGTGTTCCATAACCGTACTATGGATATGATGGAGGCTGGATGGTGGCCCATCATACTTTCACCTATTTTTTACTCATGGAAAAATCTGTACACGTTCATGTTTTTCTACTTCACATATTTCAGTGTTTATTTTCTGTATCTGGCCCATTGTATGGCTACTAGTATTTGTTTGGATTATGTATAGTGTTTGCTATTATGTTCCCAGGCTGCCTTTTGGTTAGCAGATTTTGTGGGCCTCCATATCTTTACATGTTCTCACatttggaaattatatttttagatTGTTTTTGTACTTACTATGATAGGATTGTTTGTCTTCAGTATGCAAGAGAGTGGTGTAATTTATTTGCattatatttctcctttttggAAGAAAGTATGCTGCATGTGACATTTTTCGGTATTTGAATTTAATGTATCTATTGATACATAAGCTTTTAAAATCTGAAGTGTCCACAATGATTGTGCTTAAGAATTTATCTTCTGTTACATtgttttttagatttttataaAATCTAGTGTCCACAATGATTGTGTTTATGgatgtattttataataatagcaatgtTCCTAGCTTTCATTTTATGCCATGCTTTATAAACCGACTGTTTGGTGGTGTGGGTTGACGATATTGATGCTGCTACACGAGTTTGACTGTTTTACATGTTTTAGCCCTTTTAGCATACAGGGGTGCATCAAAGGCCGTTagtattttccccctttttcgaATTGGCTTATTGTAGGTCCTattgattgattatttgatGTGTTTTTAGCCCACGGATAGAAGGGTAGATATTAAAGATGTTGGTGTAATGgtgtttttattcatgtatgCTTATTGTATAAAATTAAACGGTACATTTTgaatcttatttcgttttgATGTAACCATGGTAATGGCCAACACTCTGTATTGACACTGATTTGTTAACTTATTATGATTAATTGTGATACCATCCCCGCAGGCCTACTGGTATGTGCTTTCAATTGGTAATTTTCCTCTAGAATCCATGTTTTGACGGGGTAACCACTGATATAGATTTGTTGTACGTTTGTTACAGAGTgaattgattttgttgtttatgaataaataaatagataaaaaaaacaaaaagcttgtattatcatcatcaatcataagCCCCTTCGTCTTGAATCGATCTCATGGATATGACTTCATTACGCCCTTCTTCGGATGATCTAATATGGCTACATGGAGTGTTGTCAGAGATCCAAATTACCATAGACCTATTAGAGATGGGCACTCATCGATTATTAAATGAATTCATTAACATATGACTGTCATTGtgctctgaataacattctcttcaaaTATTTATCTACTTTGATCCTACTGTGTTCCGCCGTCAGTTAGGCCGTGAGATGAAAGAAGCAGTTCGTGATCAGTCACAAACTGTATGCGCAGGAGATGATTAATCACTTAAAGCCTGGAAATTCGATTTGCAATTCTAGTTTACCTTTGGTTATCTTAGCTCCATGTGCTTTATGTGGGAAAATGTATGCATGGTTTAAGATtgattgttcattttttataattcctTTGTTTTCAAGTTTCCACAATATTCCCGAGATACATAGCACATagcatgtacactgtaaaaattgaattgctattttagcacttaaagtgcttgtatagtgactacactacgagtgctgattttctagtttaaatttgaactaaaaaaatcagcactcgtagtgcagtcactatataaGCACTggaagtgctaaattagcacttcattttttacagtgtagagaTCGTGTATCTCTCATTGTTATTGAGGTCATTATGTGTGTGATAATAATAGAGAGTTCCCGCATTTACtgctttgaaaatgcaagtcaaatcacaatggaaagCTTAGAAGCTTTTGTccaaagttggtggaccgggatagcagatcatccgaagatttgcaccggacgaacaattaTGAATATGTCGTTGTCCTACTTTGACACTACGCTGCTGTCCCTGGTCCACAAACTTTCGACAAAATCCTCTcggctctccattgtgatttgatttgatttgcatgtccaaaggaattggtgcgttgtagagagcgactccgtagtaaatgcgaaaactctcCGATATCATAATTTATATCACAAAATCGTCTACTTCTCAATTTACGGTGCTGCTCCAAATCTGAAACATGTTGACAAATCTGCAGCATGCTGACTGAAAGGAATATTCTGATGTAGGACACCAGCCAACAAAAACAAGAAGAGGGAATCTGTCCCATTGTTAATAATCAGATATGCCTGGATAATCGCAGATGGTAAAACGGTCAAACTcgaaaattttactttttgagGTAAATTCACTTTCCTGGTAATGTGAGGGCGCTCTTTCCAATGGTTCTATCGAGAAAATCCCATCATGTCTTGATTTAGAGATAATTTTCGCTATTTTGgtactttttttgtatttttccttcAGATTTAATGGTACAATTGACTATCTTTGAGTTAGCCCATTGTCGGTAATATCGTTTGGAGGTAAAACGAGCTATCTTTTACATGAACCTTTTAACATTCTTAATTGAGATTTTTGAATCATCGCTGTCAGATGGTAAAATGGTCTTTCTTCGAGTTAGACCAGTTAACCGCCACGTCGCACGGCCTTTCAGATGGTAAAGCGGTCTATCTCGAAAATCGCTGAAGAATGCTGTGCTTATTTGAGGTAAGATGGTAAAATGGTCTATCTAGAAGATAGACCATTTTACCATCTTATGCATGAGTGTGCCGTGCCGTGGTTAAACAGTCTATCCACACAAAAGtctcatttatttcataattagaACTCCAAATAAGTTCAAAATTCTTCAGTTATAAATGTTAATGGTGCTTCTTATTTTCCCATTGCAAAAAGTGCATTATTTCCGTctcataaaaaaatcttaaaccTCTAAACTTTAAAGTCACTTTTTTCAGAACAGCAATTTTCGAGATAGACCGTTGTACCATCTGGCGGCCGCTGGGTAATCGCAATTGTCAGAACACCTGTATGTTTTAATTAGGATGCTCATATTCATTTGGCGGTGGATCTCGATCGTTCAATAAAAGAGTGAATCgcgttgaatgtccatctcttacATGTCTAATGGGTTCATATGATGACCAACGCAATCGAGACAATGGCTTCAGCCTCTAAGATAGCAGTGCAATTATGTCAATGCCTAGGGTCTATTCCAATCAACATTTAGGGGCAAGAAGAAAACGAATCGAAATTGTTTTACTATGAtatattacatatttattttactAACTTCATCGTGATTCAAAATTTAAATCTTTACAATCATATCCAATGTCcttttcaaaaaagaaaacaaatttaagTAGGCCTATGCCACAAAATGAATAGACCGGCTAAGGCATAGACCCTTTAGTATCAATAATTCAAACAGATTGTTCAAACGTATGTTATCCTTCTAGGCTTGTATTCTGTAACTGTTCTCCGATAGCGTACCTGCACAAACCACATCGCTCCTTTAACACTGTTGCAAAAATACCAAGAAGTGCTTTCGCAGATTGAACATGGAACATTGCGTTGAGGGCACCCTAAAACAATTTGGTGTTCACAGAGTCATCAAAATCCGGTTTATGATGTAGGAATATAAACACATAGTTGaagagaaattaaaaataacaatgtgAGAGTAGTAAGTTCAATCTGAGTTCGAGTCTTATGCTGTAACATCAGTTTCAGCTTCCTGGAGCATACGTGGTCTGTTGAACCTCGGGTTTGGACTGTTTGGCTGTCCCCCCATGCCAGGTCGTTGTGGTCCCCCACCAAAACCCGGTTGTTGTCCCCCAAAGCCAGGCTGCTGCCCGCCAAAGCCAGGTTGTTGCCCCCCAAAGCCGGGCTGTTGCCCGCCGAAGCCAGGTTGTTGCCCGCCGAAGCCAGGTTGTTGTCCCCCAAAGCCAGGTTGTTGCCCGCCGAAGCCAGGTTGTCGCCCGCCGAAGCCAGGTTGTCGCCCGCCGAAGCCAGGTTGTTGCCCGCCGAAGCCAGGTTGTTGCCCACCGAAGCCAGGTTGTCGTCCACCGAAGCCAGGTTGTTGCCCACCGAAGCCAGGTTGTTGCCCACCGAAGCCAGGTTGTTGACCAGGGGGGATGTTTTGGCCTGCAGCTACCTCACAGACAAAAGCACGCATGGCAGTTGCCTCCACTAGGTCCCACTCTGGTCCAAGATTTGGTCTTTGACCTGGTTGTTGCGGGGTTACGTGCTGACGCTTCATGACGGGAGCCCTACCTGGAGGTGGTGTCCATGGGTTTGCAGGGTTAACGGGCCATCCACTTGTAGGCATACCAGGTCTACCACGACGGCCAGGAGGTATAACTCCCTGACTGGTGAAAGCAGCGAATCCATTTGGATAAGCAGGGGTACCATCTTCCCAGAATCTAGGGTTTTGAGTGTTCCATCCAAGCCAGACTTCGTTTTCCATCTGGTTGTCTTGCGAGAAGCTTGCCACCATTCGGTAGACTTCATGGTTCTCGATAGGGGACGATATTGAAGCTAGAGCACCCATTCTAGAGGGACCGTTTCCACAAGGAGTAACCATTTCACAAAACTCAGATGCCATACGGTAAGGGACGCGAATGTTGAAGTATCTGAATAAAGATAAGGAATAtgattgcattatttttttttaatatgaataaaagtcATGAATATAACAGTATTGACACATATTATGGTTCCTTAATATCAATGATTGACTGCAATTTATCACGTAATAAGGAATTTATTTTCGCTAACATGGAAATATTTCTAATGACTGGTACTAGCCGTATTAATGAGTATTACATTGAACCGTCATTGTGGGGATGCCTTATCCAATAATAAGGAATCACATCAACTTTTGTTATGAAACATATAATGCACAAAACTTTACTAGGATAGGAGATTAAATTCTATTGTTACCTTTGATAAGGTCAGAGATGTCATCATGGTTGCTACTCTCATACTTAGgcattttcctgattttcttgCCCCAAAACCAATAAatgctataggcctatatgaagtGCAAAATTTCTATTTGCTGTTATCCAATCGCCATTTTATTTTGACCATGCTGATGTATATATTGAATTAGTTTATTGAAATATCTCCGACTGACCGCCCAAAGTAGCGGCTTTCAAAAAGGGAATTTTATTCATGCAGATCTTGACAAATTACATTAGCGAGTTGCAGACtgtcattcaaatatttttgtagTGGTTGCTGTTTCTACATGATAATCCTTGGTAAGTAAAACCACTAATCGATTTATACTAGGggttattaaaggacaagtccaccccaagaaaaagtagatttgaataaaacgagaaaaattaaacaagcataacactgaaaatgtaatcaaaatcggatttaaaataagaaagttatgacatttttaagttttgcttaatttcacaaaataggtAGAGTCACATCCCGGTCCGTATGCAattgagggaactgatgacatcactcaatatttctttgtattttcctataagaaatattcaaattttctcctaattgtccggtgaaaaaaagttttatttctccctgaacatgtgaaattatcattgattaacattttatggttaagtcaagttggtccttattgccaaaaaactgtaaaaattgaaatattgtataataaaaaaaaaaagaaatagtgagtgagggacatcatcaattctctcatttgcatgtgactaaattgtgcatataactattttgtgaaaaataagtgaaactttaaaatgtcaactttcttatctacatccgattttgatgaaatgttcagcgttatgcttgtcagatttttctctattgattcaaatcaacattttactgaggtggatttgacctttaagagTGTTAGGGGAACGCACACACGATTAATCGATtttatttatcttctttttaagGTCACACTTCCAGTAAGCTTGTCTTTGTGCACATTCTTAATGGCTAAACTTGCAAGACCTTCAAAATATCTGACAATGTGCAACATTTACACAAATCTctaatcaatgaatttattgtATCGACTTCTGACGATATTAAAGCTCATTAGCGCCCTCCTCCTAATGCCTATGAAGTCgctttttttacatatttatatttcttctcatGGAGCGGTGCTTGGAATGATAAAGAAACGAAGTTCTGCCTGATGAGAATTTGGGTTTagaaaaaagcagaaaaattgaCGAATGTTGGTGATTTGGGGGACGAAATCCGTTaattaaaagttatgacagaatGTTAAAGTTTAGATTTTGTGACCTCACAGGTGGGCAGCTCCTCCATAGGTGTCTTATAAAAAAAGGcaatttaatgaagaaaaaatgcaaGCAATATTATTTGGTCGGGAGATATATAATCAAGCACATTATCTCGTAAACCCAattataagaaaatatattttgttcatcatGTTCCAGTAAAATTTGTTAagttataaaatttattttacctGATATAATTGGGAGCTGCCCGCATGATATTAAGTTACACATTAAAACCTCTAATAGTTCATTGCTCTTAAATtctttgatgaatattttctttatttttgcttcaCCCCTACTATGccggtggagggggggggggggggcttgacaTTTCGAGCGATATTTTCGCAACTACTCGCTGCGACGACTTGTGACTTTGTTTTGAGTCTCCCGCACCTTTTAACACATAATTTGTGATGCCCGGGTACGCCGTTCCAAGGACACACATAATATTGAAATCGCATGTCATGAAAAATTCTCACCCCGCCCCCCTGAATTTGTGTATAAATTCAATACAAATTGTCTTTGTCGCAAACGTATGGACATTTTTGCGTTTACTTGATGCTATGCTGTTTGTGATCGCCCACAAATATCTTCGATAAAACAATGACAGAACAAAACTCGAGAAacgaatacataagaaataaccaaaacaaTATAAAGTATAAGATATTAATCTGATATAACACATTTTTAAGTGGATATGCTTATAAAGagtttctacaccaaaattagtACATTCGGAGGAGGCCTGccatttagggagttagagcaaaaagtttaattttgtatatcatttacgcgtatattatcataattagaagcaatttttatgaaataataatgactcttttttttattatgtccCAGTCAAAGTGCGTAGCAATTTTCTGCGCGATCACGAGGCCGACGGCCGAAGACTGCGTGCACCCCCATCTTGGCCACTAGGATCTCCCCAAAAATCCTTGCCTTGTTAGAATATGCCGACGCGCACGTATTTCGCTATCCGCTTGCTAGATACGCAGTACCGCGCGTCCTCTAAACATGATTTCACCAATACATagcgtgtttacacttaatcggcaattggttctgaaccaattgccgatgc
Encoded here:
- the LOC135157868 gene encoding 34 kDa spicule matrix protein-like, which codes for MQSYSLSLFRYFNIRVPYRMASEFCEMVTPCGNGPSRMGALASISSPIENHEVYRMVASFSQDNQMENEVWLGWNTQNPRFWEDGTPAYPNGFAAFTSQGVIPPGRRGRPGMPTSGWPVNPANPWTPPPGRAPVMKRQHVTPQQPGQRPNLGPEWDLVEATAMRAFVCEVAAGQNIPPGQQPGFGGQQPGFGGQQPGFGGRQPGFGGQQPGFGGQQPGFGGRQPGFGGRQPGFGGQQPGFGGQQPGFGGQQPGFGGQQPGFGGQQPGFGGQQPGFGGQQPGFGGGPQRPGMGGQPNSPNPRFNRPRMLQEAETDVTA